From Enhydrobacter sp., the proteins below share one genomic window:
- the cpaB gene encoding Flp pilus assembly protein CpaB, producing the protein MNSKRVVFLLLAIIVAGATAFLARAWLLNERAALLAQAGADRQPPAPTLKVLVARQAVPMGRIIKPEDLRWQAWPQAGLAESYAVEGKRAIEDFVGAVVRVPIATGEPVTQGKVVMSGARGFLAAVLQPGMRAVSVPITATSAVSGFIYAGDRVDVLLTHILNQQQGGQHSATETILRNARVIAMDQKLDASPVDKPDVGKTATLELTPKQTEIVTLAVKMGDLSLVLRSLQDINGEGRDPETADTAPAEAGDSYTHDTQVSRLIRPAQPRGEPSRQVLVLRGSLQSKQEVDGGGTSGTGDGGSADGRSPARTTPFTRTYQSVQQ; encoded by the coding sequence ATGAACAGCAAACGCGTCGTCTTCCTGCTCCTCGCGATCATTGTCGCCGGCGCGACGGCGTTCCTCGCGCGTGCGTGGTTGCTGAACGAGCGCGCAGCTTTGCTGGCCCAGGCGGGCGCCGATCGCCAGCCGCCAGCGCCCACGCTGAAGGTTCTCGTTGCCCGTCAAGCGGTGCCGATGGGCCGCATCATCAAGCCGGAGGATCTCCGCTGGCAGGCCTGGCCGCAAGCGGGACTGGCGGAGAGCTACGCCGTCGAAGGCAAGCGCGCGATCGAGGACTTCGTCGGTGCGGTCGTCCGCGTCCCGATCGCCACGGGAGAGCCCGTAACGCAGGGCAAAGTGGTGATGTCGGGAGCGCGCGGTTTCCTGGCCGCCGTGCTGCAGCCGGGGATGCGTGCTGTAAGCGTGCCGATCACGGCCACGTCGGCGGTATCGGGCTTCATTTACGCCGGCGATCGTGTCGATGTTCTGCTCACTCACATCCTGAACCAACAGCAGGGCGGCCAGCACAGCGCCACGGAAACCATTCTGCGCAACGCGCGCGTGATCGCGATGGACCAGAAGCTCGACGCCTCTCCTGTCGACAAGCCGGACGTGGGCAAGACCGCGACGTTGGAACTGACGCCCAAGCAAACCGAGATCGTCACGCTGGCTGTCAAGATGGGCGATCTTTCCCTGGTCTTGCGAAGCCTGCAGGACATCAACGGTGAGGGGCGCGATCCGGAGACTGCCGACACCGCACCTGCCGAGGCCGGTGACAGCTACACCCACGACACGCAAGTCAGTCGGCTGATCCGCCCCGCACAACCACGTGGCGAGCCGTCGAGGCAGGTGCTTGTGCTGCGCGGCAGCTTGCAGAGCAAGCAGGAGGTCGACGGCGGCGGCACCAGCGGCACGGGCGACGGGGGCAGCGCAGACGGCCGGTCGCCGGCGCGGACCACGCCGTTCACCCGAACCTATCAGAGCGTGCAGCAATGA